Proteins encoded in a region of the Salminus brasiliensis chromosome 2, fSalBra1.hap2, whole genome shotgun sequence genome:
- the sergef gene encoding secretion-regulating guanine nucleotide exchange factor, with product MDPPRTKYVLYTWGANSFGQLGQGHAEDQVEPQHVDYGQPSRKLRAIAGGGGHSALITESGELLVCGQNHKGQLGIGHVLEIVTFQLCPLPGNKTVQQVSCGWDFTIILTDDGQVLACGSNAFGQLGVSPQIKHTAEPHFVKSLGESVISIAAGLRHALAVTGSGGVYQWGTGLSSQAKRALNPQPVPAHLISQEPCLVPGMDQLTSQKVAAGSAHSVCLTATGDLFLWGSNKHGQLCSKESFLPLPSALDRSLLNGESVSAVYSGWTHLIAQTESGRIFTWGRANYGQLGRQGPTDDATSVDSVSSSETSLPSEVKTLYGATQIACGSEHNLAIVAAEMRTG from the exons ATGGACCCACCGAGGACGAAATATGTCTTGTACACGTGG GGTGCAAACAGTTTCGGACAGTTGGGGCAGGGCCATGCCGAAGATCAGGTGGAGCCGCAGCATGTGGACTACGGTCAGCCTAGCAGAAAGTTGCGGGCCATTGCTGGTGGGGGTGGCCATTCAGCACTTATTACTG AGTCGGGAGAGCTGCTGGTATGTGGACAAAATCACAAAGGCCAGCTTGGCATCGGCCACGTTTTGGAAATCGTGACCTTTCAGCTTTGTCCTTTGCCCGGAAATAAGACAGTTCAGCAAGTGTCTTGTGGCTGGGACTTCACCATCATTCTTACTG ATGATGGCCAAGTCTTGGCGTGCGGCTCCAATGCTTTTGGACAGCTGGGGGTGTCGCCACagataaaacacacagcagagccTCATTTTGTCAAg TCTTTGGGTGAATCTGTCATCAGTATAGCAGCAGGGCTGAGACATGCACTTGCAGTAACAG GTTCAGGTGGTGTgtatcagtggggtacaggtcTATCCAGTCAAGCAAAACGAGCCCTGAATCCTCAGCCTGTCccagcccacctcatctccCAGGAGCCCTGTTTGGTCCCAG GAATGGATCAGCTAACCTCCCAGAAAGTGGCTGCAGGTTCTGCACACTCTGTCTGTTTGACAG CAACTGGAGATCTGTTCCTTTGGGGAAGTAATAAACATGGCCAGCTGTGCAGCAAGGAGTCTTTCCTGCCACTTCCTTCTGCTTTGGATCGCTCGCTGCTAAATGGAGAGAGTGTTTCTGCTGTATACAGTGGCTGGACACACCTAATCGCTCAGACAG AGAGTGGGAGAATCTTTACGTGGGGGAGAGCCAATTATGGACAGCTTGGGAGACAAGGGCCAACTGATGACGCCACAAGTGTAGACTCAGTCTCCAGTTCTGAGACAAGCCTACCGTCAGAGGTCAAGACACTTTATGGAGCCACGCAA
- the saal1 gene encoding protein saal1, whose protein sequence is MDHKENCTEEGDDDQSSSSSRPESPEMDRNPSPPPEGDEETVEEADAIGETVYSKHWLFSTLTHLIQMVTEQESKDGEQEELSDEHEDELCKVWDMAMDKDVAGFLQEFKAPDILLGVIAKSRNPRLTEICVGILGNMVCFHDTCVSLSQNADLGAVLLLLLGDSDPPTLLETCRLLVTCLSQPDVAPMWLERIQQQTATCNNLCFIMRSSTNVELLMKVGELVDKLFDEDEDLMKSWLSGLPSESDRDKDTHQDIASSLLEAAMQLRKESPEALEVYLHALQLLTTVDEGVQNLVSEEGCGEALWRFVCEVVCEDLCQPGDPPIILQEQKALLAPALALLSTLYSSLQREISLSLVGSLLRILYFHTENQQAVHNGKQESGDRQTEEVRDQQDKDVQLLALVEMAVELLSTVVTDLPKDTMSQLVKQGDFTEKIWVSALKTLLPQNVTAVQFLVSMLSEVEPKLADTLKRECSIPSEPE, encoded by the exons ATGG ATCATAAGGAGAACTGCACTGAAGAAGGAGATGATGATCAGTCCAGTTCTTCATCCCGCCCAGAGTCACCGGAGATGGATCGTAATCCATCACCACCTCCCGAAGGAGATGAGGAAACCGTGGAAGAGGCTGATGCCATTGGAGAAACAGTGTATAGCAAACATTGGCTCTTTAGCACGTTAACCCACCTTATTCAG ATGGTGACAGAGCAGGAGTCAAAGGATGGGGAGCAAGAAGAGCTGTCTGATGAGCATGAGGACGAGCTGTGCAAGGTGTGGGACATGGCTATGGATAAG GACGTGGCTGGTTTTCTACAGGAGTTTAAAGCTCCAGACATCTTGCTGGGTGTGATTGCAAAGTCTCGCAATCCACGCCTGACT GAAATCTGTGTGGGAATTCTAGGAAATATGGTCTGTTTCCATGATACTTGTGTGTCTTTGAGCCAGAATGCTGACCTAGG tgCTGTGCTGCTTTTACTTCTAGGGGACAGCGATCCCCCCACACTGTTAGAGACCTGCAG gCTCCTGGTGACTTGTTTGTCTCAACCCGATGTTGCCCCCATGTGGCTGGAGAGAATACAGCAGCAGACTGCCACATGCAACAACCTCTGTTTCATAATGCGCAGTTCTACTAATG TGGAATTGTTGATGAAGGTGGGGGAACTGGTTGATAAGCTGTTTGACGAGGATGAGGACTTGATGAAAAGCTGGCTGTCTGGACTGCCCAGCGAGAGTGACCGGGACAAGGACACACACCAGGACATTGCTTCTTCCCTGCTGGAGGCTGCAATGCAGCTTAG gaaGGAGAGTCCAGAAGCTCTTGAGGTGTATCTGCATGCTCTTCAACTTCTAACTACAGTAGATGAAGGAGTGCAGAATCTTG TATCAGAAGAAGGGTGTGGAGAGGCATTGTGGAGGTTTGTGTGTGAAGTGGTGTGTGAAGATTTGTGTCAGCCGGGGGACCCCCCTATCATCCTGCAGGAGCAGAAAGCTCTTCTGGCTCCTGCACTTGCCCTGCTGTCTACTTTATATAGTAGCCTTCAGAGAGAGATCA GCTTGTCATTGGTGGGTAGTCTTCTTCGAATCTTGTACTTTCATACTGAAAACCAGCAGGCCGTGCATAACGGAAAGCAGGAGTCcggagacagacagacggaagAAGTGAGGGATCAGCAGGACAAAGATGTGCAGCTCCTGGCCCTGGTTGAGATGGCAGTGGAGCTACTTTCCACTGTTGTCACAGATTTGCCCAAG GACACCATGTCACAGCTGGTGAAGCAAGGTGACTTCACTGAGAAGATCTGGGTGTCTGCTTTGAAGACTCTACTGCCCCAGAACGTCACGGCT GTGCAGTTCCTGGTTTCCATGTTGTCTGAGGTGGAGCCCAAACTGGCAGACACTCTAAAGAGGGAGTGTTCCATCCCATCAGAACCAGAATAG
- the tph1a gene encoding tryptophan 5-hydroxylase 1a — MYSSKSEGPRRGRSFDSMNIGLTLEEKQLNNEMNKSAFPKIDENKDNKSESAEKGRAAIVFSLKNEVGGLVKALKLFQENHVNLVHIESRKSRRRNSEFEILVDCDSNHEQLNEIIQLLRKHVNVLETEAPSKSLPEEDEMDNVPWFPKKISDLDKCANRVLMYGSDLDADHPGFKDNVYRKRRKYFADLAISYKHGEPIPRIEFTEEEVKTWGVVFRELNKLYPSHACREYLKNLPLLTKYCEYREDNIPQLEDVSRFLRERTGFTIRPVAGYLSPRDFLAGLAFRVFHCTQYVRHSSDPLYTPEPDTCHELLGHVPLLAEPSFAQFSQEIGLASLGASDDAVQKLATCYFFTVEFGLCKQEGKLRAYGAGLLSSISELKHALSGNARIMPFDPKVTCKQECIITTFQDVYFVSDSFEEAKVKMREFAKTIKRPFTVRYNPYTQSVDVLKDTTSINSVVEELRHELDIVGDALNRLNKHLGV, encoded by the exons ATGTACTCGAGCAAAAGCGAGGGCCCGCGCAGAGGGAGGTCTTTCGACTCCATGAACATTGGGCTGACTCTGGAAGAAAAGCAACTTAATAATGAG ATGAACAAATCTGCCTTTCCTAAGATAGACGAGAACAAAGATAACAAGAGCGAATCTGCAGAGAAGGGTCGTGCAGCTATCGTCTTCTCCCTGAAGAATGAGGTCGGGGGGCTTGTCAAAGCACTAAAGCTTTTCCAG GAAAACCACGTCAATCTCGTGCACATCGAGTCGAGGAAATCGAGGAGGCGTAACTCGGAGTTTGAGATCTTGGTGGACTGCGACAGCAACCACGAGCAACTCAACGAGATCATCCAGCTGCTGCGCAAACACGTGAACGTGCTCGAGACTGAGGCGCCTAGCAAGAGCCTACCGGAGGAAGAcg AGATGGATAATGTGCCCTGGTTCCCCAAGAAGATCTCAGATCTAGATAAATGTGCTAATCGTGTGCTGATGTATGGATCAGACCTGGATGCCGACCACCCG GGCTTTAAGGACAATGTCTACCGCAAAAGGAGAAAGTATTTTGCAGATTTGGCCATTAGTTATAAGCA TGGAGAGCCCATCCCCCGCATTGAGTTCACGGAAGAAGAGGTGAAGACGTGGGGGGTTGTGTTCCGAGAGCTAAATAAGCTGTACCCCAGTCACGCCTGTCGGGAATACCTGAAGAACCTACCTCTGCTCACCAAGTACTGCGAGTATCGCGAGGACAACATTCCCCAGCTGGAGGATGTCTCACGCTTCCTAAGAG AGCGGACAGGGTTCACCATAAGACCTGTGGCAGGATACCTCTCACCCAGAGACTTCCTGGCAGGTTTGGCCTTCCGCGTCTTCCACTGCACACAATACGTCCGGCACAGCTCAGACCCTCTGTACACACCTGAACC AGACACATGCCATGAGTTGTTGGGTCACGTACCTCTTTTGGCTGAGCCCAGCTTTGCTCAGTTCAGTCAGGAGATCGGACTGGCCTCACTGGGAGCATCTGATGATGCAGTTCAGAAACTTGCCACT TGTTACTTCTTCACCGTGGAGTTCGGGCTGTGTAAGCAGGAAGGGAAACTGAGAGCATATGGGGCAGGACTGCTGTCCTCCATCAGTGAGCTAAAG CACGCTCTGTCGGGGAATGCTCGGATCATGCCCTTTGACCCCAAAGTTACATGCAAACAAGAGTGCATCATAACCACTTTTCAAGACGTGTACTTTGTGTCAGACAGCTTTGAGGAGGCCAAAGTCAAAATGAG GGAGTTTGCGAAGACAATCAAGCGGCCATTCACAGTGCGTTACAACCCCTACACACAGAGCGTGGACGTCCTAAAGGACACAACCAGCATCAACAGCgtggtggaggagctgagaCATGAGCTGGACATTGTGGGAGATGCACTGAACAGACTCAACAAACATCTAGGCGTCTGA